A part of Spiribacter vilamensis genomic DNA contains:
- the nuoK gene encoding NADH-quinone oxidoreductase subunit NuoK yields the protein MLALSDYLVLSALLFSIGMAGIFLNRKNAIVLLMSIELILLAVNFNFIAFSHFLGDIHGQVFVFFILTVAAAESAIGLAILVVLFRNRNTINVADLDSMRG from the coding sequence ATGTTAGCGCTTTCCGACTATCTGGTCCTCAGCGCACTGCTGTTTTCCATTGGCATGGCGGGTATTTTCCTCAACCGCAAAAACGCGATCGTGCTGTTGATGTCCATCGAGCTCATCCTGCTCGCCGTGAACTTCAACTTCATCGCCTTCTCGCACTTCCTCGGGGATATTCACGGACAGGTGTTCGTGTTCTTCATCCTGACGGTAGCGGCGGCGGAATCCGCCATTGGCCTGGCGATCCTCGTGGTGCTGTTCCGCAACCGGAACACGATC
- a CDS encoding NADH-quinone oxidoreductase subunit J has product MEKAIFYFFAAVLLFAATLVVTARNPVHSALSLVLAFFSSAALWLLVEAEFLGIALVLVYVGAVMVLFLFVVMMLDINLSVMREGFARYLPIGALVGLVMVLEMLLVIGAGVVEVGGGVPEAAAAGVESNNIRLLGSVLYTVYVYPFELAALVLLLAIIAAIMLTHRRRGDTKHQDISSQVRTRKADRLRMVRMRSERDTDS; this is encoded by the coding sequence ATTGAAAAAGCGATATTCTATTTCTTTGCGGCGGTATTGCTGTTCGCCGCCACTCTGGTGGTGACCGCCCGCAACCCGGTTCACTCGGCGCTGTCGCTGGTGCTGGCTTTCTTCAGCAGCGCCGCACTGTGGCTTCTGGTCGAAGCCGAGTTTCTCGGCATCGCACTGGTGCTTGTCTACGTTGGCGCCGTCATGGTGCTGTTCCTGTTCGTGGTCATGATGCTCGACATCAATCTGTCCGTCATGCGTGAGGGATTCGCACGCTATCTCCCCATCGGTGCACTGGTGGGGCTGGTGATGGTCCTCGAGATGCTGCTGGTAATCGGTGCCGGTGTCGTGGAGGTCGGCGGCGGGGTGCCCGAGGCGGCCGCGGCCGGCGTCGAGAGCAACAACATCCGACTGCTCGGTAGCGTGCTCTACACGGTCTACGTGTATCCCTTTGAACTCGCGGCGCTGGTCCTGCTTCTCGCGATCATCGCGGCCATCATGCTGACCCACCGTCGACGCGGCGATACGAAACACCAGGACATCTCCTCGCAGGTACGCACCCGCAAGGCCGACCGGCTGCGGATGGTGCGTATGCGCAGCGAGCGCGACACCGACTCATAA
- the nuoI gene encoding NADH-quinone oxidoreductase subunit NuoI, whose translation MQSVKEFFGTFMLTELLKGMRLTGRHLFEAKYTLEYPEEKAPQSPRFRGLHALRRYPNGEERCIACKLCEAVCPALAITIDSEQREDGTRRTTRYDIDLFKCIYCGFCEESCPVDSIVETRIHEYHFEERGEQIMHKEDLLAVGDKYEAQLFEDRSADAAYR comes from the coding sequence ATGCAGTCAGTGAAGGAATTCTTCGGGACATTCATGCTCACCGAGCTCCTCAAGGGGATGCGGCTGACCGGTCGCCACCTCTTCGAGGCCAAGTACACGCTCGAGTACCCGGAGGAAAAGGCACCGCAGTCACCGCGTTTCCGGGGGCTTCACGCCTTGCGTCGCTATCCCAACGGGGAGGAGCGGTGCATCGCCTGCAAGCTCTGCGAGGCGGTTTGCCCGGCGCTCGCCATTACCATCGACTCCGAGCAGCGCGAGGACGGTACAAGGCGGACGACCCGCTACGATATCGATCTGTTCAAATGCATCTACTGCGGCTTCTGCGAAGAATCGTGCCCGGTCGACTCCATCGTCGAGACGCGGATTCACGAGTATCACTTCGAGGAGCGCGGCGAGCAGATCATGCACAAGGAGGATCTCCTTGCGGTGGGCGACAAGTACGAGGCGCAGCTATTCGAGGATCGGAGCGCAGACGCGGCATATCGATAG
- the nuoH gene encoding NADH-quinone oxidoreductase subunit NuoH: protein MNALIELSWITAKIVALVVPLFLAVAYMTYAERKVISSMQLRRGPNRVGWHGLLQPFADALKLLMKEVVLPQNANRFLFVLAPMLSIMPALAAWAVLPLSDGMVIADVNAGLLYVLAMTSMGVYGIILAGWASNSKYALLGALRAGAQVVSYEIAMGFALVGVLMAAGSLNMGDIVRAQEGPIWNWFWLPLLPLFIVYWISGVAETNRLPFDVAEGESEIVAGFHVEYSGMAFAIFFLAEYANMILISGLAAIMFLGGWYSPFEGLPLLGPLFSWVPGLVWFLLKVCFFLFLYIWFRGTFPRYRYDQIMRLGWKVLIPVTVVWLIVVAGLSLGEVGPWFS from the coding sequence ATGAACGCACTCATCGAGCTAAGCTGGATTACGGCCAAGATCGTGGCACTGGTCGTGCCGCTGTTCCTGGCCGTCGCCTACATGACCTATGCCGAGCGCAAGGTCATAAGCTCCATGCAGCTGCGACGCGGCCCCAACCGCGTCGGCTGGCACGGGCTCCTGCAGCCGTTTGCGGATGCGCTCAAGCTGCTTATGAAGGAAGTGGTGCTGCCGCAGAATGCGAACCGCTTTCTGTTCGTGCTGGCGCCGATGCTATCGATCATGCCGGCGCTCGCCGCCTGGGCAGTGCTCCCGCTCTCGGACGGGATGGTCATTGCCGACGTTAACGCGGGGCTGCTCTACGTGCTCGCGATGACCTCGATGGGCGTCTACGGGATCATCCTCGCGGGCTGGGCCTCCAACTCCAAGTACGCCCTCCTCGGTGCATTGCGGGCCGGGGCGCAGGTCGTCTCCTACGAGATCGCAATGGGCTTTGCGCTGGTCGGCGTTCTGATGGCGGCGGGCAGTCTCAACATGGGCGACATCGTCCGCGCCCAGGAAGGTCCGATCTGGAACTGGTTCTGGCTGCCGCTGCTGCCGCTGTTCATCGTCTACTGGATCTCGGGGGTCGCGGAGACCAACCGGCTGCCGTTCGACGTGGCCGAGGGCGAGTCGGAAATCGTCGCTGGCTTCCACGTCGAGTACTCGGGCATGGCGTTCGCCATCTTCTTCCTTGCCGAATATGCGAACATGATCCTTATATCGGGTCTGGCGGCGATCATGTTCCTCGGCGGCTGGTACTCGCCGTTCGAGGGGCTCCCGCTGCTGGGGCCGCTGTTCAGCTGGGTGCCGGGCCTGGTCTGGTTCCTGCTCAAGGTGTGCTTTTTCCTGTTCCTCTATATCTGGTTCAGGGGTACGTTCCCGCGGTATCGTTATGACCAGATCATGCGGTTGGGCTGGAAAGTCCTCATACCGGTAACGGTGGTCTGGCTGATCGTGGTGGCAGGGCTCAGCCTGGGCGAAGTCGGCCCGTGGTTCTCATAG
- the nuoG gene encoding NADH-quinone oxidoreductase subunit NuoG, whose amino-acid sequence MSAEVKTQNPELVSLTIDGQSIEAPKGASLISVADEHGIDIPRFCYHNKLSAPANCRMCLVDIEMNGRKAPKPLPACITTVADGMVVQTTSERALKAQRGVMEFLLINHPLDCPICDQGGECELQDLALGYGRSVSRFSERKRVVQDEDLGPLVATEMTRCIHCTRCVRFLDEIAGTSELGAMYRGEHTEIGTLVGTGVHSELSGNIIDLCPVGALTSRPYRYTARAWEMLSHASIAPHDCLGSNIDLHQVRGTVKRVVPRDNESVNECWISDRDRFSYEGIYSDQRLTTPQIRENGEWQSVDWQTAIEAAANTLRDVVTRHGGDALGSLVSPSSTLEEMYLLARITRALGSDNIDARLRRGDFRDGVEAGGFPGLETPIADLESLDGALVIGGYPRHDQPLINHRLRKAARAGGDVMALNPRAFDWNFVLGVEHVVSAAEMPTALAAVARAVARHLAIDEPVDLRDWLGERAPDEQAERIASGLVGEGRRALLLGGLADSHPAGAELRYLAGVIARLTGAEYGELTAGANTAGAWLAGAVPGRRADGEATEGRDAADMLATPRAGYLLLNVEPEHDFFDGAEAIRALAASEALVAMSAYDSPALLAHADVLLPIATLGETAGTLVNAEGRWQTFAGVGYPQGDARPAWRLLRVLANVLDLDGFEYQAPDEIHHEVQAMASGSGVARPSSGVPAADRPAGGLTRIGYPAMFGVDSLSRHAPSLQKTDHAAPASAVLNPADAERLGVDSTQVVAVQQGGERRTLPVAVSADIPVGSVWIPAGVEGSEGLGALVGPVEVTATGTSA is encoded by the coding sequence ATGAGTGCAGAAGTCAAGACTCAGAATCCCGAGCTGGTCAGTCTCACCATCGACGGGCAGTCCATCGAGGCGCCCAAGGGTGCATCGCTGATCTCGGTAGCGGACGAGCACGGGATCGACATTCCCCGCTTTTGCTACCACAACAAGCTCTCGGCCCCCGCCAACTGCCGGATGTGCCTGGTGGACATCGAGATGAACGGCCGGAAGGCACCGAAGCCGCTGCCGGCCTGCATTACCACCGTTGCGGACGGCATGGTCGTGCAGACCACCTCCGAGCGGGCACTCAAGGCGCAGCGCGGCGTCATGGAGTTCCTGCTCATCAACCATCCGCTTGATTGCCCGATCTGCGATCAGGGCGGGGAGTGCGAGCTGCAGGACCTGGCGCTGGGCTACGGGCGTAGCGTCTCGCGCTTTTCCGAGCGCAAGCGGGTGGTGCAGGACGAGGACCTGGGACCGCTGGTCGCCACCGAAATGACGCGCTGCATTCACTGCACGCGCTGCGTGCGCTTCCTCGACGAGATCGCCGGGACGTCGGAACTCGGTGCGATGTACCGCGGCGAGCATACCGAGATCGGGACGCTGGTCGGTACCGGCGTCCACTCGGAGCTCTCCGGCAATATCATCGATCTCTGCCCGGTGGGCGCGCTAACCTCGCGGCCCTACCGCTACACCGCGCGTGCCTGGGAAATGCTCAGTCACGCCAGTATCGCCCCGCATGACTGCCTCGGCTCCAACATCGATCTCCACCAGGTGCGAGGTACCGTCAAGCGCGTCGTGCCGCGCGATAACGAGTCGGTCAACGAATGCTGGATCAGCGATCGTGACCGGTTCTCCTACGAGGGGATCTACAGCGATCAGCGGCTCACTACGCCGCAGATCCGGGAGAACGGCGAGTGGCAGAGTGTCGATTGGCAGACCGCCATCGAGGCGGCCGCCAATACGCTGCGTGATGTCGTCACGCGTCACGGGGGCGATGCCCTCGGCTCGCTGGTCTCTCCGTCCTCCACGCTCGAGGAGATGTATCTGCTTGCCCGTATCACGCGGGCGCTCGGCAGCGACAATATCGACGCCCGCCTGCGGCGGGGGGACTTCCGCGACGGCGTCGAAGCCGGTGGCTTCCCGGGCCTGGAGACACCGATCGCCGACCTGGAATCACTCGATGGCGCACTCGTGATTGGCGGCTATCCGCGCCATGACCAGCCACTGATCAATCATCGGCTCCGGAAGGCGGCGCGCGCCGGCGGCGACGTAATGGCGCTGAATCCCCGCGCCTTCGACTGGAATTTCGTGCTCGGTGTCGAGCACGTGGTTTCGGCGGCGGAAATGCCCACGGCGCTGGCGGCAGTGGCGCGGGCAGTGGCTCGCCACCTGGCCATCGACGAACCGGTTGACCTCCGTGACTGGCTCGGCGAGCGGGCACCGGATGAGCAGGCCGAGCGCATCGCTTCGGGCCTTGTCGGCGAGGGACGACGGGCACTGCTGCTCGGCGGACTGGCGGACAGCCATCCCGCCGGTGCCGAGCTGCGCTATCTCGCCGGCGTGATCGCCCGTCTGACGGGCGCCGAGTATGGTGAATTGACGGCGGGTGCCAATACCGCGGGGGCCTGGCTCGCCGGTGCCGTTCCCGGTCGCCGCGCCGACGGCGAGGCGACCGAGGGTCGGGATGCCGCCGATATGCTCGCGACACCCCGGGCAGGTTATCTCCTGCTCAACGTGGAGCCGGAGCACGATTTCTTCGACGGCGCCGAAGCGATTCGGGCGCTGGCCGCGAGCGAGGCGCTGGTGGCGATGTCCGCCTATGACTCGCCGGCCCTGCTCGCCCATGCCGATGTGCTGCTACCCATTGCCACCCTGGGTGAGACGGCGGGGACGCTTGTGAATGCCGAGGGACGCTGGCAGACATTCGCCGGTGTCGGGTATCCGCAGGGCGATGCCCGTCCGGCATGGCGGCTCTTGCGGGTGCTGGCCAACGTCCTCGACCTGGACGGGTTCGAGTACCAGGCGCCCGACGAGATCCATCACGAGGTCCAGGCCATGGCGTCCGGGTCGGGCGTGGCGCGGCCGTCTTCGGGCGTTCCGGCCGCCGATCGGCCAGCCGGTGGTCTGACCCGGATCGGCTATCCCGCCATGTTCGGTGTCGACTCGCTCAGCCGCCACGCGCCATCGCTTCAGAAAACCGATCATGCAGCCCCGGCCTCGGCCGTCCTGAACCCGGCGGACGCCGAGCGCCTGGGCGTCGATTCGACACAGGTCGTTGCCGTACAGCAGGGCGGCGAGCGCCGGACGCTTCCGGTTGCCGTGAGCGCCGACATCCCCGTCGGCAGTGTCTGGATACCGGCCGGTGTTGAGGGCAGCGAGGGCCTGGGTGCCCTGGTGGGACCGGTTGAAGTGACGGCGACAGGAACGAGCGCATGA
- the nuoF gene encoding NADH-quinone oxidoreductase subunit NuoF has protein sequence MTNVCYTTLQYDEPWTLENYRAVGGYQALEKVLRDGMSQEDIIETVKSANLRGRGGAGFPAGIKWSFMPRSAPGAKYLLVNSDESEPGTCKDRDILRFNPHALIEGAIIAGYSMGAEIAYNYMRGEFIDEPNRRMEQAVREAREAGYLGKDIMGSGVDFEFHNYVGAGAYICGEESALMESIEGKKGMPRNKPPFPAQSGIYGRPTTINNTETIASVPAIIRNGADWFLELGKPNNGGVKIFSVSGHVEKPGNFEVPLGTPFRDLLEMAGGVWKGRRLKAVIPGGSSMPMIPGEQMMDLTMDYDALMEAGSALGSGGVVVMDETTDMVRALLCISRFYYAESCGQCTPCREGTGWMYRVIKRIYEGNGRPEDLELLDSAAGQIAGHTICAFGEASAWPVQGVLKHWRHEFEYYIDHKRSIVEAAA, from the coding sequence ATGACCAACGTCTGCTACACGACACTGCAATACGACGAGCCCTGGACACTCGAGAACTACCGGGCCGTGGGTGGCTATCAGGCTCTGGAGAAGGTGCTTCGTGACGGGATGAGTCAGGAAGACATCATCGAGACCGTGAAATCCGCCAACCTTCGCGGGCGCGGCGGTGCCGGCTTCCCGGCCGGCATCAAATGGAGCTTCATGCCCCGCAGCGCACCCGGTGCGAAGTATCTTCTGGTCAATTCGGATGAGTCCGAGCCGGGGACCTGCAAGGACCGCGACATCCTGCGCTTCAATCCCCATGCCCTGATCGAGGGGGCCATCATCGCCGGCTACTCCATGGGCGCGGAGATCGCCTACAACTACATGCGCGGCGAGTTCATCGATGAGCCGAACCGGCGCATGGAGCAGGCCGTTCGCGAAGCGCGCGAGGCGGGCTACCTGGGCAAGGACATTATGGGCTCCGGGGTCGATTTCGAGTTCCATAACTACGTCGGGGCAGGGGCCTACATCTGCGGTGAGGAATCGGCGCTGATGGAGTCCATCGAGGGCAAGAAGGGCATGCCGCGCAACAAGCCGCCGTTCCCGGCCCAGTCCGGAATCTACGGCCGCCCGACCACCATCAATAACACCGAGACGATCGCCTCCGTCCCGGCCATCATTCGCAATGGTGCGGACTGGTTCCTCGAGCTCGGCAAGCCCAACAACGGCGGGGTCAAGATCTTTTCGGTGTCCGGTCACGTCGAGAAGCCCGGCAATTTCGAGGTCCCGCTGGGGACACCCTTCCGTGATCTTCTGGAGATGGCCGGTGGCGTCTGGAAGGGGCGCCGCCTCAAGGCCGTGATTCCCGGTGGTTCGTCCATGCCGATGATCCCGGGCGAGCAGATGATGGACCTCACCATGGATTACGACGCGCTGATGGAGGCGGGTTCCGCCCTCGGGTCAGGCGGTGTGGTCGTAATGGACGAGACCACGGACATGGTTCGGGCGCTGCTGTGCATCAGTCGCTTCTATTACGCCGAGTCCTGCGGCCAGTGCACGCCCTGCCGGGAAGGAACGGGGTGGATGTACCGGGTCATCAAGCGGATTTACGAGGGCAACGGGCGCCCCGAGGATCTCGAGTTGCTGGATTCGGCGGCCGGCCAGATCGCCGGGCATACCATCTGCGCCTTCGGCGAGGCCTCCGCCTGGCCCGTGCAGGGGGTGCTGAAACACTGGCGCCATGAATTCGAATACTATATCGATCACAAGCGATCCATTGTCGAGGCGGCCGCATGA
- the nuoE gene encoding NADH-quinone oxidoreductase subunit NuoE, protein MEAELTRTEREEIDRWAAQFPDTAAGRRSAVIPALHIVQHNSGWLPRARMDAVADFLGMPPARVYEVATFYGMFEVEPGGRHRVNICTNISCMLRGSDEIVEHVEKKLGISLGETTSDGRITLKREEECLAACRSAPMMLVDEVYHTDLTPEKIDRILDDLE, encoded by the coding sequence ATGGAAGCCGAACTGACCCGCACCGAGCGCGAGGAAATCGATCGCTGGGCGGCACAGTTCCCGGATACGGCCGCGGGCCGTCGGTCGGCGGTGATTCCCGCTTTGCATATCGTGCAGCACAACAGCGGCTGGCTGCCCCGTGCGCGTATGGACGCCGTGGCGGATTTTCTCGGCATGCCCCCGGCACGGGTGTACGAGGTGGCGACGTTCTACGGGATGTTCGAGGTCGAACCCGGTGGCCGTCACCGGGTCAATATATGTACCAACATTTCCTGCATGCTCCGGGGCTCGGACGAGATCGTCGAGCATGTGGAGAAAAAGCTGGGAATCAGCCTGGGCGAGACGACCAGTGACGGTCGCATCACACTGAAGCGCGAAGAGGAGTGCCTGGCGGCCTGCCGGAGCGCTCCCATGATGCTGGTGGACGAGGTGTATCACACCGATCTGACGCCCGAGAAAATCGACCGAATCCTCGACGACCTGGAGTAG
- a CDS encoding NADH-quinone oxidoreductase subunit D, translated as MPEISSYTVNFGPQHPAAHGVLRLVLEMDGEVVRHADPHIGLLHRATEKLAETKPFNQSIGYMDRLDYVSMMCNEHAYVLAIEKLLGIQPPERAQYIRVMFDEVTRILNHLLWIGAHGLDVGAMTVFLYAFKEREELMDLYEAVSGTRMHATYYRPGGVYRDLPDRMPKYRDSEYRSEKDLKRMNADRQGSMLDFIEAFCDRFEGTIDELETLLTDNRIWKQRLVDVAVVPPERALQLGFTGPMLRGSGIEWDLRRKQPYEVYDRMDFEIPVGSNGDCYDRYLVRMEELRQSVKIIRQCADWLHRNDGPVILGDHKVVPPSREEMKDDMESLIHHFKLFTEGYCTPPGEVYASVEAPKGEFGAYIVSDGANKPYRLKLRAPGFAHMSAMDEMVRGHMLADVVTVMGTMDIVFGEVDR; from the coding sequence ATGCCTGAGATCAGTAGTTACACCGTCAACTTCGGCCCGCAGCATCCGGCGGCCCATGGCGTTCTGCGCCTGGTGCTCGAAATGGATGGCGAGGTCGTGCGGCATGCCGATCCGCATATCGGGCTGTTGCATCGCGCCACCGAGAAACTGGCCGAGACCAAGCCGTTCAATCAGAGCATCGGTTACATGGATCGGCTCGATTACGTCTCGATGATGTGTAACGAGCACGCCTACGTTCTCGCCATCGAGAAGCTGCTCGGGATTCAACCGCCGGAGCGGGCACAGTACATCCGCGTCATGTTCGACGAGGTCACCCGCATTCTCAATCACCTGCTGTGGATCGGTGCCCATGGTCTCGACGTCGGGGCGATGACCGTCTTCCTCTACGCGTTCAAGGAGCGTGAAGAGCTGATGGACCTCTACGAGGCGGTAAGCGGCACGCGCATGCATGCCACCTACTACCGTCCCGGCGGCGTCTATCGGGATCTGCCCGACCGCATGCCCAAGTACCGGGATTCGGAATATCGCAGCGAGAAAGACCTCAAGCGCATGAACGCCGATCGGCAGGGCAGCATGCTCGACTTCATCGAGGCCTTCTGCGACCGCTTCGAGGGGACGATCGATGAACTCGAGACCCTTCTGACGGATAACCGTATCTGGAAGCAGCGTCTCGTCGATGTCGCGGTCGTGCCCCCCGAGCGGGCACTGCAGCTGGGCTTCACCGGGCCCATGCTGCGTGGCTCGGGGATCGAATGGGATCTGCGTCGCAAGCAGCCCTACGAGGTCTACGACCGAATGGATTTCGAGATCCCGGTCGGCAGCAACGGCGACTGCTACGACCGTTACCTCGTCCGGATGGAGGAGCTGCGTCAGTCGGTGAAAATCATTCGCCAGTGTGCGGACTGGCTGCATCGCAACGACGGGCCGGTCATCCTTGGTGACCACAAGGTGGTGCCGCCGAGCCGCGAAGAAATGAAGGACGACATGGAATCGCTCATCCATCACTTCAAGCTCTTCACCGAGGGATATTGCACGCCTCCGGGCGAGGTCTATGCCTCCGTCGAGGCACCGAAGGGTGAATTCGGCGCCTACATCGTCTCGGACGGTGCCAACAAACCCTATCGGCTGAAGCTGCGGGCGCCGGGCTTTGCCCACATGTCGGCAATGGACGAGATGGTTCGCGGCCACATGCTCGCGGATGTCGTGACGGTCATGGGGACCATGGATATCGTTTTCGGAGAGGTGGACCGTTGA
- a CDS encoding NADH-quinone oxidoreductase subunit C: MASTAEKVLDKARASLGEWVITSRCEYGEAEIEVAPSDLYAAMQCLRDEPSLDFSQLLDIAGVDYAAYGQDEWITEAATNTGFSRGVDGFSTGRLGLTGIYGMQPVRESTGRRFAAVYHLLSVGHNHRIRVRCFAADDDLPMLDSIVPLWASANWQERESFDLFGIIFNGHPDLRRILTDYGFVGHPFRKDFPLIGNVEVRYDENRGRVVYEPVSIEPRVLVPRVIRDDNRYADPSNQEASDA, from the coding sequence ATGGCTTCGACGGCGGAAAAGGTTCTCGACAAGGCCCGGGCGTCGCTGGGCGAATGGGTAATAACCAGTCGCTGCGAGTACGGTGAGGCGGAGATCGAGGTCGCGCCGTCCGATTTGTATGCGGCCATGCAGTGCCTGCGCGACGAGCCGTCACTGGACTTCAGCCAGCTGCTCGATATCGCCGGCGTGGACTATGCCGCTTACGGGCAGGACGAGTGGATCACCGAGGCGGCAACCAACACGGGTTTCAGCCGGGGTGTCGACGGGTTTAGTACCGGTCGCCTCGGTCTGACCGGCATCTACGGGATGCAACCGGTTCGCGAGAGCACCGGTCGCCGGTTTGCGGCGGTGTACCACCTGCTCTCCGTCGGGCATAACCATCGTATTCGCGTGCGCTGTTTTGCCGCAGACGATGATCTCCCCATGCTCGACTCGATTGTCCCGCTGTGGGCATCGGCGAACTGGCAGGAGCGGGAGTCGTTCGATCTGTTCGGGATTATCTTCAACGGTCATCCGGACCTCCGCCGCATCCTCACCGATTACGGATTCGTCGGCCATCCATTCCGCAAGGATTTCCCGCTCATCGGCAATGTCGAAGTGCGGTACGACGAAAATCGGGGTCGAGTGGTCTACGAGCCGGTCTCCATCGAGCCGCGGGTGCTGGTGCCGAGAGTGATCCGGGACGATAACCGCTACGCCGACCCCTCCAATCAGGAGGCATCCGATGCCTGA
- a CDS encoding NuoB/complex I 20 kDa subunit family protein encodes MGIEGALDKGFVTTSADKLINWARTGSLWPMTFGLACCAVEMMHAGAARYDMDRLGLIFRPSPRQSDVMIVAGTLVNKMAPALRRVYDQMPDPKWVISMGSCANGGGYYHYSYSVTRGCDRIVPVDIYVPGCPPTAEALLYGVVQLQNKIHRTNTIAR; translated from the coding sequence ATGGGAATAGAAGGTGCTCTCGACAAGGGCTTTGTCACGACATCCGCGGATAAGCTGATCAACTGGGCGCGGACCGGGTCGCTATGGCCGATGACGTTCGGGCTGGCCTGCTGCGCGGTGGAAATGATGCACGCCGGCGCGGCGCGTTACGACATGGACCGGCTGGGGCTGATCTTCCGGCCGTCGCCACGCCAGTCGGACGTCATGATCGTCGCCGGTACGCTGGTCAACAAGATGGCGCCGGCGCTTCGGCGGGTCTACGACCAGATGCCCGATCCCAAATGGGTGATCTCGATGGGGTCCTGCGCCAATGGCGGGGGGTATTATCATTACTCCTACTCGGTAACGCGGGGCTGTGACCGGATCGTGCCGGTCGACATTTACGTGCCGGGCTGTCCTCCCACCGCGGAGGCGCTGCTCTATGGTGTGGTCCAGCTGCAGAACAAGATCCATCGCACCAATACGATCGCGCGCTAG
- a CDS encoding NADH-quinone oxidoreductase subunit A — protein sequence MIESYLPVLVFIAIAMGIGIVPLAAGFILAPRRPDHDKLSPYECGFEAFEDSRMQFDVRYYLVAILFIIFDLEIAFLFPWAIVLDQIGLFGYGAMAIFIGVLLVGFLYEWKKGALEWE from the coding sequence ATGATCGAGAGCTATCTGCCTGTCCTCGTATTTATCGCGATCGCTATGGGGATCGGCATCGTCCCGCTCGCTGCGGGATTCATCCTCGCACCCCGGCGTCCTGATCACGACAAGCTGTCGCCCTACGAGTGCGGGTTCGAGGCGTTCGAGGATTCGCGCATGCAGTTCGATGTGCGCTATTACCTTGTCGCAATACTTTTCATTATTTTCGACCTGGAAATCGCGTTCCTTTTCCCCTGGGCGATCGTGCTCGACCAGATCGGGCTGTTCGGCTACGGGGCAATGGCGATCTTCATCGGCGTTCTCCTGGTCGGTTTCCTCTACGAATGGAAGAAGGGGGCTCTGGAATGGGAATAG
- the secG gene encoding preprotein translocase subunit SecG encodes MYTIVLAIHLGLALVLVGVVLLQHGKGADAGAAFGSGASNTVFGARGSASFLGRLTGVLGVGFFATSLTLAIMAGTFSSGGSVVDGSAPEMPAVSEDAPAPADEGSGSNDDASAPAPAPD; translated from the coding sequence ATGTACACGATTGTTCTGGCGATCCACCTCGGGCTTGCCCTGGTGTTGGTCGGCGTGGTGCTGCTGCAGCATGGCAAGGGCGCGGATGCAGGCGCGGCCTTTGGTAGTGGCGCCTCCAATACCGTATTCGGCGCGCGCGGCTCCGCTTCCTTTCTGGGTCGGCTCACCGGCGTGCTGGGGGTCGGGTTTTTCGCAACCAGCCTCACGCTCGCCATTATGGCGGGTACGTTCAGCAGCGGCGGGAGCGTGGTAGACGGCTCGGCTCCCGAAATGCCGGCGGTCAGCGAGGATGCGCCGGCCCCGGCCGACGAGGGTTCCGGTAGTAACGACGACGCCTCGGCGCCGGCACCTGCGCCGGACTGA